One segment of Paenibacillus rhizovicinus DNA contains the following:
- the glgD gene encoding glucose-1-phosphate adenylyltransferase subunit GlgD translates to MNSSILGVINLIHESDEMETLTASRCLATVPFGARFRLIDFTLSSMVNSGINKVGVFAQTKYRSLMDHLGSGKHWDLHHRQSGLFIMPPSTDDVNEVRRGDLYHFYQHRDFFARSGHEYVLVTRSHMICNIDFEGVLASHKASGAEITVICKEQTELFGGRARKVQIDEKGRVTAMQDHFGRLASDLVSMEMYLMRKELLLELIDTSLAQGQDHLVRHAIMSRVDKLHIQCYKFDGYLGVVNTLNSYYQNSMQLLKPDVWRSLFFEPGPIFTKVKDEPPARYAEGAKTSNSIIANGCIIEGTVINSVLFRGVHVRKGAVVRNSIIMQNGIIGENSSVNHVILDKDVTIERGRELHGAEVSPFIAMKRKVI, encoded by the coding sequence ATGAATTCTTCGATACTAGGCGTTATCAACCTCATTCATGAATCGGACGAAATGGAGACGTTGACCGCGAGCCGCTGCCTGGCGACCGTGCCGTTCGGCGCGCGGTTCCGGCTGATCGACTTCACCCTCTCCAGCATGGTCAACTCCGGCATCAACAAAGTCGGCGTGTTCGCGCAGACGAAATACCGTTCCCTTATGGACCATCTCGGTTCCGGCAAGCACTGGGACCTGCATCACCGCCAAAGCGGGCTGTTCATCATGCCGCCGTCCACCGACGACGTCAACGAGGTGCGCCGCGGCGACCTCTATCATTTCTATCAGCATCGCGATTTCTTTGCCCGCAGCGGGCACGAATACGTATTGGTAACGCGGAGCCATATGATTTGCAACATCGATTTCGAAGGCGTTCTAGCCTCGCACAAGGCGAGCGGCGCGGAAATCACGGTCATTTGCAAGGAGCAAACCGAGCTGTTCGGAGGGCGGGCACGGAAGGTGCAGATCGACGAGAAGGGGCGCGTCACGGCGATGCAGGACCATTTTGGACGGCTGGCCAGCGACCTCGTCTCGATGGAAATGTATTTGATGCGCAAGGAGCTGCTGCTGGAGCTGATCGATACGTCGCTCGCGCAGGGCCAGGACCATCTGGTGCGCCATGCCATCATGTCCCGCGTCGACAAGCTGCATATCCAATGCTACAAATTCGACGGCTATCTGGGCGTCGTCAACACGCTGAACAGCTATTACCAGAACAGCATGCAGCTGTTGAAGCCGGACGTGTGGAGGAGCCTCTTCTTCGAGCCGGGGCCGATCTTTACGAAGGTCAAGGATGAGCCGCCGGCGCGATATGCCGAAGGGGCGAAGACGAGCAACTCGATCATTGCGAACGGCTGCATCATCGAAGGGACGGTCATCAACAGCGTGCTGTTCCGGGGCGTTCATGTCCGCAAAGGGGCGGTCGTGCGCAACAGCATTATCATGCAGAACGGCATCATCGGCGAGAACAGCTCGGTCAACCACGTGATTCTGGATAAAGACGTCACGATAGAGCGGGGCAGGGAGCTGCACGGCGCGGAAGTGTCGCCGTTTATTGCGATGAAGCGGAAAGTCATCTAA
- the glgA gene encoding glycogen synthase GlgA — protein sequence MKLLFAASEAVPLVKTGGLADVAGALPKALQAKGADVRVILPKYGSIPAEYAERFETIATFTVRLGWRDQYCGLMKAEIDGIIYYVIDNEFYFKRSGLYGYDDDAERFVFFCYAVIESLFHSDFHPDIIHCHDWQTGLIPFLLKTRYRYEPGTRDLASVYTIHNLRYQGVFGRELLKDLLGSGDELFGSEGIEFFGAGNCMLGGLRYADKLTTVSPSYAHEIQTEYYGEKLDGLLRWRAGDLTGIVNGIDTEVFDPMNDPALETPYRGSLPRKRKNKLALQRELGLEESEHTPLIGIVSRLVDQKGFDLIEAVLEQILSEKVQLVVLGSGDWQYEQMFRKAQAKRPEQVATWFGFNDGLARRIYAGSDMYLMPSQFEPCGLSQLLALRYRSVPIVRETGGLRDTIQPYNEFTGEGNGFSFTNYNAHDLLYTVQRAIRFYQDPEAWQRLVVNGAKEDYSWTRSAKAYLSLYGSIVPQREENVKWPVIS from the coding sequence ATGAAACTTTTATTTGCAGCTTCGGAAGCGGTGCCGCTCGTGAAAACGGGCGGCCTTGCCGATGTGGCCGGCGCACTGCCGAAAGCACTTCAGGCCAAGGGAGCGGACGTCCGCGTCATTCTCCCGAAATACGGATCGATTCCGGCGGAATACGCCGAGCGGTTCGAAACGATCGCCACGTTCACGGTGCGGCTCGGCTGGCGGGATCAGTACTGCGGATTAATGAAAGCGGAAATCGACGGCATTATCTATTACGTGATCGACAATGAGTTTTACTTTAAGCGGAGCGGGCTGTACGGCTATGACGACGATGCGGAACGGTTCGTGTTCTTCTGCTATGCGGTCATCGAGTCGCTGTTCCATTCGGATTTCCATCCGGATATCATTCACTGCCATGATTGGCAGACGGGTCTTATTCCTTTCCTGCTCAAGACGCGATATCGATACGAGCCGGGCACGCGGGATCTCGCTTCGGTCTATACGATTCACAATTTACGCTATCAGGGCGTCTTCGGGCGCGAGCTGCTCAAGGATCTGCTTGGTTCGGGCGACGAGCTGTTCGGTTCTGAAGGCATCGAATTCTTCGGCGCGGGCAATTGCATGCTCGGCGGGCTGCGATACGCGGACAAGCTGACGACCGTCAGTCCGTCTTATGCGCACGAAATCCAGACGGAATATTACGGCGAGAAGCTGGATGGCCTTCTGCGCTGGCGGGCGGGCGACCTGACCGGCATCGTGAACGGCATCGACACGGAGGTGTTCGATCCGATGAACGACCCGGCGCTCGAGACGCCTTACCGCGGTTCGCTGCCGCGCAAGCGGAAGAATAAGCTGGCGCTGCAGCGGGAGCTTGGGCTCGAGGAATCGGAGCACACCCCGCTCATCGGCATCGTATCGAGGCTTGTCGATCAGAAGGGCTTCGATCTCATCGAGGCGGTGCTGGAGCAGATTTTGTCGGAAAAAGTCCAGCTGGTCGTTCTCGGCTCCGGCGATTGGCAATATGAACAGATGTTCCGCAAAGCGCAAGCGAAGCGCCCCGAACAGGTCGCTACCTGGTTTGGCTTTAACGACGGGCTTGCCCGGCGCATTTATGCGGGAAGCGATATGTATCTCATGCCGTCGCAGTTCGAACCTTGCGGGCTAAGCCAGCTCCTTGCGCTGCGCTACCGTTCCGTGCCGATCGTGCGGGAAACGGGCGGACTGCGGGACACGATCCAGCCCTACAACGAATTTACGGGCGAAGGCAACGGCTTCAGCTTTACGAATTATAACGCGCATGACCTGTTATATACGGTGCAGCGGGCGATTCGCTTCTATCAGGACCCGGAAGCGTGGCAGCGGCTTGTCGTGAACGGCGCGAAGGAAGATTATAGCTGGACGCGCTCGGCTAAGGCGTATTTATCGTTGTACGGCTCGATCGTTCCGCAAAGGGAGGAGAATGTCAAATGGCCCGTCATCTCGTAA
- a CDS encoding glycoside hydrolase family 15 protein, with protein MARHLVIGNGKILMNLDRNCYIRDIYYPFVGQLNHVGGQYCRFGIWVGGQFSWLEDPEWKFQLSYIADSLVTNVIARNERLAIELHINDGIHQRESIYIKRILVRNLGTESRECRLFFHHDLMIDGSEVGDTAAYYPENHTLYHYKRSSYFMFNGFSDEGGMMQYTTGIKRFQSAEGTWRDAEDGTLMGNSIAQGSVDSTISFRTVVPPGGEKTVFYWMSIGKNLEEVKELNQYVQESHPEKLLSRIVIYWNHWLHRAEQNLGDLSAEAIHLFRLSLLIVRTQTDERGAIIAANDTDILQYNRDHYSYMWPRDGALIADAMSAAGFQSVISQFFHFCAQTLSPDGYLFHKYNPDGTVGSSWHPYIVQGSRRLPIQEDETALVLFALWKDYTRNQVIELPQSLYNNLIRKGALFLSQYIEHALSLPKPSYDLWEERYGIWTYTAASVYGGLMAAAYFTELFGDYERSDHLKNTAEGIKHGILTHLWDEESGRFARGLIQKDNRWVKDMTLESSMFAIWEFGVLPVDDERVIKTMRAIKSGLSVKTHVGGVARYTNDYYFQQSGDIENVPGNPWVICTLWVANFEIESAKMLADLVKPRETLQWVVNTALSSGVLPEQLNPNDGSPLSVAPLTWSHATYVQSVTRYAEKFAALSAAEAAAASSKP; from the coding sequence ATGGCCCGTCATCTCGTAATCGGAAATGGCAAAATTCTGATGAATTTGGATCGGAATTGCTATATTCGCGATATTTACTATCCATTCGTCGGGCAGCTCAATCATGTCGGCGGCCAATACTGCCGGTTCGGAATATGGGTTGGCGGCCAATTCTCCTGGCTGGAAGATCCGGAATGGAAATTCCAGCTCTCGTACATCGCGGACTCGCTCGTTACGAATGTCATCGCCCGGAATGAACGGCTTGCCATCGAGCTGCACATCAACGACGGGATTCATCAGAGGGAAAGCATTTATATCAAGCGCATCCTGGTCCGCAACTTGGGCACGGAATCGCGCGAATGCCGGCTGTTCTTCCATCATGACCTCATGATCGACGGGTCCGAGGTCGGCGATACCGCGGCCTACTATCCCGAGAACCATACGCTGTACCATTACAAGCGGTCATCGTACTTCATGTTCAACGGCTTCTCCGACGAAGGCGGCATGATGCAATACACGACGGGCATCAAACGGTTCCAATCCGCGGAGGGCACATGGCGCGATGCGGAAGACGGAACGCTGATGGGCAACTCCATCGCCCAGGGCTCCGTCGACAGTACGATCAGCTTCCGCACGGTCGTTCCGCCGGGCGGCGAGAAAACCGTGTTCTACTGGATGTCGATCGGCAAAAACCTGGAGGAAGTCAAAGAACTGAACCAGTATGTGCAGGAGAGCCATCCGGAGAAACTGCTCAGCCGGATCGTCATCTACTGGAATCATTGGCTGCACCGGGCCGAGCAAAATCTCGGCGATCTGTCGGCGGAAGCGATCCATCTGTTTCGGCTCAGCCTGCTGATCGTGCGCACGCAGACCGACGAGCGGGGCGCGATCATCGCCGCCAACGATACCGACATTCTCCAGTACAATCGCGATCATTACAGTTACATGTGGCCGCGTGACGGGGCGCTGATCGCCGACGCGATGTCGGCGGCCGGCTTTCAAAGCGTCATCTCGCAATTCTTTCATTTCTGCGCGCAGACGCTTTCGCCGGACGGGTATCTGTTTCACAAATACAACCCCGACGGAACGGTCGGTTCCAGCTGGCATCCGTATATCGTGCAAGGCAGCAGGCGCCTGCCGATCCAGGAGGACGAGACGGCGCTCGTGCTGTTCGCGTTGTGGAAAGATTACACGCGCAACCAGGTCATCGAGCTGCCGCAGTCGCTCTATAACAATCTCATCCGCAAAGGCGCGCTGTTCCTCAGCCAGTACATCGAGCATGCGCTGTCCCTGCCGAAGCCGAGCTACGATTTGTGGGAGGAGCGGTACGGGATCTGGACGTATACGGCTGCTTCCGTATACGGCGGCCTGATGGCGGCGGCGTACTTCACGGAGCTGTTCGGTGATTACGAGCGCAGCGACCACCTCAAGAATACGGCCGAGGGGATCAAGCACGGCATCCTGACGCATCTGTGGGACGAAGAATCGGGACGTTTCGCGCGCGGTTTGATCCAGAAGGACAACCGCTGGGTGAAGGACATGACGCTGGAGAGCAGCATGTTCGCCATCTGGGAATTCGGCGTGCTGCCCGTCGACGACGAGCGCGTGATCAAGACGATGCGGGCGATTAAGAGCGGGTTGTCGGTCAAGACGCATGTCGGCGGCGTTGCCCGGTATACGAATGACTATTACTTCCAGCAATCCGGGGACATTGAGAACGTGCCAGGCAACCCGTGGGTCATCTGCACGTTGTGGGTAGCGAATTTCGAGATCGAATCCGCCAAGATGCTGGCCGATCTGGTCAAACCGCGCGAGACGCTGCAGTGGGTCGTGAATACGGCGCTCTCCAGCGGCGTTCTGCCGGAGCAGCTCAATCCGAACGACGGCAGCCCGCTGTCGGTTGCTCCGCTTACGTGGTCGCATGCGACGTACGTTCAGTCGGTCACCCGTTATGCGGAAAAATTCGCCGCGTTGTCGGCGGCGGAAGCGGCAGCGGCGTCCAGCAAGCCATAA